One stretch of Pseudomonas fluorescens Q2-87 DNA includes these proteins:
- the mrdA gene encoding penicillin-binding protein 2 codes for MPQPIRIKDHEKDARLVRGRVVFGAITVVTLIGVLIARLYFLQVIQYEYHSTLSENNRVHVQPIPPTRGLIFDRNGVVVADNRPSFSLSMTRERSGDWQQVLDVIVEVLQLTPEDRAIFEKRMRQGRRPFEPVPILFELTEEQIALIAVNQFRLPGVEVVAQLVRHYPQGPHFAHSVGYMGRINEKELKTLDPVNYSGTHHIGKTGIERFYEPELHGQVGYEEVETNARGRVLRVLKRTDPIPGKDIVLSLDIKLQEAAEAALGGRRGAVVALDPNTGEVLAMVSQPSFDPNLFVTGISFRAYAELRDSIDRPLFNRVLRGLYPPGSTIKPAVAIAGLDSGVVTASSRVFDPGYYQLPNYDHKYRNWNRTGDGYVDLETAIMRSNDTYFYDLAHKLGIDRLSSYLGKFGIGQKVSLDMFEESPGLMPSREWKRATRRQAWFPGETLILGIGQGYMQATPLQLAQATALVASKGKWYRPHLAKTIEGQKPVDPDPMPDIILRNPSDWQKVNNGMQQVMHGARGTARKAAIGSPYRIAGKSGTAQVVAIKQGEKYDRSKVQERHRDHALFVGFAPADNPKIVVAVMVENGESGSGVAAPVVRQVMDAWLLDEHGQLKPEYASPTTAEATAREE; via the coding sequence ATGCCCCAGCCGATCCGCATCAAGGACCACGAAAAAGACGCCCGCCTGGTGCGAGGCCGCGTCGTGTTCGGCGCTATAACGGTGGTGACGCTGATCGGCGTGCTGATCGCGCGGTTGTATTTCCTCCAGGTGATCCAGTACGAGTATCACTCGACGCTGTCGGAAAACAATCGAGTGCATGTGCAACCGATTCCGCCGACCCGCGGGCTCATTTTCGACCGCAACGGCGTGGTGGTGGCGGATAACCGGCCCAGCTTCAGCCTGAGCATGACCCGCGAACGCTCCGGCGACTGGCAGCAGGTGCTCGATGTGATCGTCGAAGTGCTGCAACTGACCCCCGAGGACCGGGCGATCTTCGAGAAGCGCATGCGCCAGGGGCGCCGGCCATTCGAGCCGGTGCCGATCCTGTTCGAGCTGACTGAAGAACAGATCGCCCTGATCGCCGTGAACCAGTTCCGCCTGCCCGGCGTCGAGGTGGTGGCGCAACTGGTGCGGCATTATCCCCAGGGGCCACACTTCGCCCACTCGGTGGGCTACATGGGACGGATCAACGAGAAAGAGCTCAAGACTCTCGATCCGGTCAATTACAGCGGCACCCACCATATCGGCAAGACCGGCATCGAGCGTTTCTACGAGCCCGAATTGCACGGGCAGGTGGGTTACGAAGAGGTCGAGACCAACGCCCGCGGGCGCGTCTTGCGGGTCCTCAAGCGTACCGATCCGATTCCCGGCAAGGACATCGTCCTGAGCCTGGACATCAAGCTGCAAGAGGCCGCCGAAGCGGCGCTGGGCGGGCGCCGTGGCGCTGTGGTGGCGCTGGATCCGAACACCGGCGAGGTGCTGGCGATGGTCAGTCAGCCGAGTTTCGACCCGAACCTGTTCGTCACCGGCATCAGCTTCAGGGCCTACGCCGAGCTGCGCGATTCCATCGACCGGCCGCTGTTCAACCGGGTGCTGCGCGGCCTCTATCCGCCGGGCTCGACCATCAAGCCGGCCGTGGCGATTGCCGGGCTGGACTCCGGCGTGGTGACCGCGTCGAGCCGGGTCTTCGATCCCGGCTACTACCAACTGCCGAACTATGACCACAAGTACCGCAACTGGAACCGCACCGGCGACGGCTATGTGGACCTGGAAACGGCGATCATGCGTTCCAACGACACCTACTTCTATGACCTGGCCCATAAGCTGGGAATCGACCGACTGTCGTCGTACCTGGGCAAGTTCGGCATCGGCCAGAAAGTCTCCCTGGACATGTTCGAAGAATCGCCCGGCCTGATGCCGTCTCGGGAATGGAAGCGCGCCACCCGGCGCCAGGCCTGGTTCCCAGGTGAAACCCTGATTTTGGGGATCGGCCAGGGCTACATGCAGGCCACGCCTTTGCAGCTGGCCCAAGCCACGGCGCTGGTGGCGAGCAAGGGCAAGTGGTATCGCCCGCACTTGGCCAAGACCATCGAAGGGCAGAAACCGGTGGACCCGGACCCGATGCCGGACATCATCCTGCGCAACCCGTCGGACTGGCAGAAGGTCAACAACGGCATGCAGCAAGTGATGCACGGCGCCCGAGGCACCGCTCGCAAGGCAGCCATCGGCTCGCCCTACCGAATTGCCGGCAAGAGCGGTACGGCCCAGGTCGTCGCGATCAAACAGGGCGAGAAATACGACCGCTCCAAGGTTCAGGAACGCCACCGCGACCACGCCTTGTTCGTCGGCTTCGCCCCGGCCGACAACCCGAAGATTGTCGTGGCGGTGATGGTCGAGAACGGCGAGTCCGGTTCCGGCGTTGCGGCTCCGGTGGTGCGTCAGGTCATGGACGCCTGGTTGCTGGATGAGCACGGCCAGCTCAAGCCGGAATACGCAAGCCCCACCACTGCGGAGGCTACGGCCCGTGAAGAATAA
- the rlmH gene encoding 23S rRNA (pseudouridine(1915)-N(3))-methyltransferase RlmH encodes MRLRLIAVGSRMPKWVEEGWHEYAKRLPSELALELVEIPLNTRGKNADVARFIRQEGEAMLAKVGPNERIVTLEVHGKPWSTEQLAVELDRWRLDSRTVNFMVGGPEGLAPEVCARADQRWSLSPLTLPHPLVRILIGEQLYRAWTVLSGHPYHK; translated from the coding sequence GTGCGACTGCGCCTGATCGCCGTCGGTTCTCGCATGCCCAAATGGGTGGAAGAAGGCTGGCATGAATATGCCAAGCGTCTTCCGTCCGAGCTGGCGCTGGAACTGGTGGAAATTCCGCTCAATACCCGTGGCAAGAACGCCGACGTGGCGCGCTTTATCCGCCAGGAAGGCGAGGCCATGCTGGCCAAGGTCGGGCCGAACGAGCGGATCGTCACCCTCGAAGTCCATGGCAAGCCCTGGAGCACCGAGCAACTGGCGGTGGAGCTCGATCGCTGGCGATTGGACTCGCGCACGGTCAATTTCATGGTCGGTGGCCCGGAAGGGCTGGCGCCGGAAGTCTGTGCCCGGGCCGATCAGCGCTGGTCGTTGTCGCCGTTGACGTTGCCGCACCCACTGGTGCGGATCCTGATCGGCGAACAGTTGTATCGTGCCTGGACAGTCCTGTCCGGGCACCCTTACCACAAGTAA
- the rsfS gene encoding ribosome silencing factor, translating into MTDKDVNKVKRKGTFKSAPLPVEVHTGVALVGEELVKVAVAALEDVKAQDIQVIDVREKQSITDYMIIATGTSNRQIGAMLDKVREAVKAQGVKPLGEEGKGDSDWVLLDMDDVIVHMMTASARQFYDLERLWAGAEQSRSASAAHHSPENTHEHFTKLNKDQQ; encoded by the coding sequence ATGACTGACAAAGACGTAAACAAAGTAAAGCGCAAAGGCACGTTCAAAAGCGCCCCGCTGCCCGTGGAAGTTCATACCGGCGTGGCACTGGTCGGTGAAGAACTGGTCAAGGTTGCCGTAGCGGCCCTGGAAGACGTCAAGGCCCAGGACATCCAGGTGATCGACGTTCGTGAAAAGCAGAGCATCACGGACTACATGATCATCGCCACCGGTACCTCCAACCGCCAGATCGGCGCGATGCTGGACAAGGTCCGCGAAGCGGTCAAGGCCCAAGGCGTCAAGCCGCTGGGTGAAGAAGGCAAGGGCGACAGCGACTGGGTGTTGCTGGATATGGACGACGTCATCGTCCACATGATGACCGCCTCGGCGCGCCAGTTCTATGACCTGGAGCGCCTGTGGGCCGGTGCCGAGCAGAGCCGTTCGGCGAGCGCTGCGCACCACAGCCCGGAAAACACCCATGAGCATTTCACCAAGCTCAACAAAGACCAGCAATAA
- the nadD gene encoding nicotinate-nucleotide adenylyltransferase produces MASCADRSRPDLGDLDPSAAVTTTPPRRIGILGGTFDPVHIGHLRGALEAADALALDELRLTPSARPPHRNTPQVSAQDRLAMVECAVAGVAPLVVDARELQRDKPSYTIDTLELMRAELAADAQVFLLLGWDAFCGLPTWHRWEELLQHCHILVLQRPDADSEPPDALRNLLAARSVSDPLALKGPSGQIAFVWQTPLAVSATQIRQLLASGKSVRFLVPDAVLAYIDAHGLYRASN; encoded by the coding sequence ATGGCCAGTTGCGCGGACAGGAGCCGGCCTGACTTGGGCGACCTCGACCCGTCAGCCGCAGTGACGACAACCCCGCCCCGGCGCATCGGTATCCTGGGCGGCACGTTCGACCCGGTGCATATCGGGCACTTGCGCGGTGCGCTGGAGGCCGCTGACGCCCTGGCCCTCGATGAGTTGCGCCTGACGCCCAGCGCCAGGCCGCCGCATCGGAACACGCCGCAGGTGTCGGCGCAGGATCGCCTGGCAATGGTCGAGTGCGCGGTGGCCGGTGTGGCGCCGTTGGTGGTGGACGCCCGCGAATTGCAGCGGGACAAGCCGTCCTACACCATTGATACCCTGGAGCTGATGCGTGCCGAGCTGGCCGCTGATGCCCAGGTTTTTCTGCTTCTGGGCTGGGACGCATTTTGCGGCCTGCCCACTTGGCATCGCTGGGAAGAGTTGCTCCAGCATTGCCACATCCTGGTGCTGCAACGCCCGGATGCCGACAGCGAGCCGCCGGATGCCTTGCGCAACCTGCTGGCGGCACGCTCGGTGAGCGACCCGCTGGCCCTCAAAGGGCCGAGCGGACAGATTGCATTCGTCTGGCAGACGCCGCTCGCGGTATCCGCCACCCAGATCCGTCAACTGCTGGCCAGCGGTAAGTCGGTACGTTTCCTGGTGCCCGACGCGGTCCTGGCCTACATCGATGCGCACGGGCTTTACCGTGCGTCGAACTGA
- a CDS encoding glutamate-5-semialdehyde dehydrogenase: MTESVLDYMTRLGRAAREASRIIGRASTAQKNRALQAAANALDAARAELTAANELDLAAGRANGLEPAMLERLALTPARIDGMIVGLRQVAALPDPIGAIRDMSYRPSGIQVGKMRVPLGVVGIIYESRPNVTIDAASLCLKSGNATILRGGSEAIHSNRAIAACIQRGLAEANLPAAVVQVVETTDRAAVGALITMPEFVDVIVPRGGKGLIERVSRDARVPVIKHLDGICHVYVSAHAELPKAQRIAFNAKTYRYGICGAMETLLVDQAVAQDFLPPMAAQFREKGVELRGCERTRAIIDAVTATEEDWNTEYLAPILSIRVVDGLDQAIEHINRHGSHHTDAIVSEHQGETRRFVAEVDSASVMINTPTCFADGFEYGLGAEIGISTDKLHARGPVGLEGLTCEKYIVVGDGQLRGQEPA; this comes from the coding sequence ATGACTGAGTCCGTTCTTGACTACATGACCCGCCTGGGTCGCGCCGCTCGCGAAGCGTCGCGCATCATCGGCCGTGCCAGCACCGCGCAGAAAAACCGCGCCTTGCAAGCCGCCGCCAATGCGCTGGACGCTGCTCGCGCCGAGTTGACCGCCGCCAACGAACTGGACCTGGCCGCCGGCCGGGCCAATGGCCTGGAACCGGCCATGCTCGAGCGCCTGGCGCTGACCCCGGCGCGTATCGACGGCATGATCGTCGGTCTGCGTCAGGTCGCGGCGCTGCCGGATCCGATCGGCGCGATCCGTGACATGAGCTACCGGCCGTCGGGCATTCAGGTTGGCAAAATGCGCGTACCCCTGGGTGTGGTCGGGATCATCTACGAATCACGGCCGAACGTGACCATCGACGCCGCAAGCCTGTGCCTGAAGTCCGGCAACGCGACCATCCTGCGTGGCGGCTCCGAGGCGATTCATTCCAACCGCGCCATTGCCGCCTGCATCCAGCGCGGCCTGGCCGAGGCCAACCTGCCGGCCGCCGTGGTGCAAGTGGTGGAAACCACTGATCGCGCCGCCGTCGGTGCGCTGATCACTATGCCCGAGTTCGTCGACGTCATCGTCCCGCGCGGTGGCAAGGGCCTGATCGAACGGGTCAGCCGCGACGCCCGCGTGCCGGTGATCAAGCACTTGGACGGCATCTGCCACGTCTATGTCAGCGCCCACGCCGAACTGCCGAAGGCCCAGCGCATCGCCTTCAACGCCAAGACCTATCGTTATGGCATCTGCGGTGCGATGGAAACGTTGCTGGTGGACCAAGCCGTCGCCCAGGACTTCCTGCCGCCGATGGCCGCCCAGTTCCGCGAAAAAGGCGTCGAGCTGCGTGGTTGCGAGCGTACCCGGGCGATTATCGACGCTGTGACCGCCACTGAAGAAGACTGGAACACCGAGTACCTCGCGCCGATCCTGTCGATCCGCGTGGTCGACGGGCTGGACCAGGCCATCGAGCACATCAACCGCCATGGCTCGCACCACACCGACGCCATCGTCAGCGAACACCAGGGTGAAACCCGGCGTTTCGTGGCCGAAGTGGACTCGGCGTCGGTGATGATCAACACCCCGACCTGTTTCGCCGATGGCTTTGAATACGGATTGGGTGCCGAGATCGGCATTTCTACTGATAAGCTGCACGCCCGCGGCCCGGTGGGCCTCGAAGGCCTGACCTGCGAGAAGTACATCGTGGTCGGTGATGGCCAGTTGCGCGGACAGGAGCCGGCCTGA
- a CDS encoding DNA-3-methyladenine glycosylase, translating to MTDSPRPPNALPHAFFDRDAQVLARDLLGKVIRHKVGDLWLSARIIETEAYYFAEKGSHASLGYTEKRKALFLDGGHIYMYYARGGDSLNFSAQGPGNAVLIKSAYPWVDSISGPASLAQMLLNNPDAQGRPRTPQKLCAGQTLLCKALGLKVPDWDAKRFDPERLLVEDVDVPTVNVIQTTRLGIPLGRDEHLLYRFVDAAYAPWCTRNPLRRGQVEGRDYFLLP from the coding sequence ATGACCGACTCACCTCGTCCGCCGAACGCCCTGCCCCACGCTTTTTTCGATCGCGATGCCCAAGTGCTCGCCCGGGACCTGCTGGGCAAAGTCATCCGCCACAAAGTCGGCGATTTGTGGCTGAGTGCGCGAATCATCGAGACCGAAGCGTATTACTTCGCCGAAAAGGGCAGCCACGCCTCGCTGGGCTACACAGAAAAACGCAAGGCTTTGTTTCTGGATGGCGGCCACATCTATATGTACTACGCCCGGGGCGGCGATTCGTTGAACTTCAGCGCCCAGGGCCCAGGCAACGCGGTGCTGATCAAATCGGCGTATCCGTGGGTCGATAGCATCAGCGGCCCGGCGAGCCTGGCGCAGATGCTGTTGAACAACCCCGACGCCCAAGGGCGGCCGCGCACACCGCAGAAGCTCTGCGCCGGCCAGACCTTGCTGTGCAAGGCGTTGGGGCTGAAAGTGCCAGACTGGGACGCCAAACGCTTCGACCCCGAGCGCTTGCTGGTGGAAGACGTGGACGTGCCGACAGTCAACGTGATCCAGACCACCCGCCTGGGCATCCCCCTGGGCCGGGACGAACATCTGCTCTATCGCTTCGTCGACGCGGCCTACGCACCGTGGTGCACCCGCAACCCATTACGTCGTGGGCAGGTCGAAGGGCGCGATTATTTTTTGCTGCCCTGA
- a CDS encoding bifunctional DedA family/phosphatase PAP2 family protein, with the protein MGPWLDSITGWLSVNPQWLAVAVFIVACVECLAIAGLIVPGTVMLFAIAVLAGSGALSLGETLLLGLLGGLLGDLISYFLGRNFHQNIRRLPGLRQHPEWMSAAESYFQRYGIASLLVGRFIGPLRPMLPMVAGMCDMPFPRFAAVSLLAATGWTVAYLLPGWATGAAFRLPLPEGFWPQAGVVIGSIAVMLGLSVNSSLRRHRHASALIAGIGLVILIGLFIGFRYLTAFDQGLVALVQEHRSPTMDEIAVTFTLIGEFRNMLIFSALLTALLLLARQWRQAIFAGGTMLLTSLANTGSKHFFARVRPEILTDPLTSYSMPSGHASGAFALFLSLAILAGRGQPPRLRLTWLLLACLPALAIASSRVYLGAHWPSDVVAGAVLAASVCAAVLWLSQRQAPLPAMPPKIWWLILPALVAVFSFFALRHLPHAMLRYAY; encoded by the coding sequence ATGGGCCCATGGCTCGATAGCATCACCGGCTGGCTGAGCGTCAACCCGCAATGGCTGGCGGTGGCGGTGTTCATTGTTGCCTGTGTGGAGTGCCTGGCCATTGCCGGGTTGATCGTGCCCGGCACCGTGATGCTGTTCGCCATCGCCGTGCTGGCCGGCAGCGGTGCGCTGTCCCTGGGAGAGACGTTGCTGCTCGGCCTGCTCGGCGGTCTGCTGGGGGACCTGATTTCATATTTCCTGGGCCGGAACTTCCACCAGAACATCCGCCGCCTGCCAGGCCTGCGCCAGCATCCCGAATGGATGAGCGCGGCGGAAAGCTATTTCCAGCGCTACGGTATCGCCAGCCTGCTGGTCGGCCGTTTTATCGGCCCGCTAAGACCGATGCTGCCGATGGTGGCTGGGATGTGCGACATGCCGTTCCCGCGCTTCGCCGCCGTCAGCCTGTTGGCCGCAACCGGCTGGACCGTGGCTTACCTGCTGCCGGGCTGGGCCACGGGTGCAGCGTTCCGGCTGCCGTTGCCCGAGGGTTTCTGGCCCCAGGCCGGTGTCGTCATCGGCAGTATCGCGGTGATGCTCGGCTTGAGCGTCAACAGCAGCCTACGGCGTCATCGCCATGCCTCCGCGCTGATCGCAGGCATTGGCCTGGTCATCCTGATCGGGTTGTTCATCGGCTTTCGCTACCTGACCGCCTTCGACCAAGGTTTGGTGGCCCTGGTCCAGGAGCATCGCAGCCCGACGATGGACGAAATCGCCGTGACCTTCACGCTGATCGGCGAATTCCGCAACATGCTGATCTTCAGCGCCCTGCTGACCGCCCTGCTGCTGTTGGCGCGCCAATGGCGCCAGGCAATCTTCGCCGGCGGCACGATGCTGCTCACTTCCCTGGCCAACACCGGCAGCAAGCACTTCTTCGCCCGGGTGCGCCCGGAGATCCTGACCGACCCATTGACCAGCTACAGCATGCCCAGCGGCCATGCCTCCGGGGCGTTCGCGCTGTTCCTGAGCCTCGCCATCCTGGCCGGGCGTGGACAACCGCCACGGCTGCGCCTGACCTGGCTGCTGCTGGCCTGCTTGCCGGCGCTGGCGATTGCCTCGTCGCGGGTGTATCTGGGGGCCCATTGGCCAAGCGATGTCGTCGCCGGGGCCGTGCTCGCCGCCAGCGTCTGTGCCGCCGTCCTGTGGCTGAGCCAGCGCCAGGCGCCACTGCCGGCCATGCCGCCGAAAATCTGGTGGTTGATCCTGCCGGCGCTGGTGGCGGTGTTCAGCTTCTTTGCACTGCGGCACCTGCCGCATGCGATGTTGCGGTATGCCTATTGA
- a CDS encoding LON peptidase substrate-binding domain-containing protein produces the protein MNLPLFPLNTVLFPGCTLDLQIFEARYLDMIGRCMKKGEGFGVVCILDGEEVGNAPDGYARVGCEARITDFSQQENGLLGIRVQGGRRFIVHSSSVQPDQLTVAEVEWLEEEPEQPLQDEDADLVALLKALAEHPMVEALNMGTEATGQQSLANQLAYLLPFNELDKIDLLQLDDPQQRLDAIQALLDELQGELFA, from the coding sequence ATGAACTTGCCGCTTTTCCCGTTGAACACCGTGCTGTTTCCTGGCTGCACGCTTGATTTGCAGATTTTCGAGGCGCGTTACCTCGACATGATCGGTCGCTGCATGAAAAAGGGCGAAGGGTTTGGCGTGGTGTGCATTCTCGATGGCGAGGAAGTCGGCAACGCGCCCGACGGCTATGCGCGGGTCGGTTGTGAAGCGCGTATCACTGATTTTTCCCAGCAGGAAAACGGCTTGCTGGGCATTCGCGTGCAGGGCGGGCGGCGTTTTATCGTGCACAGCAGCAGCGTCCAGCCGGATCAGTTGACGGTGGCTGAAGTCGAGTGGCTGGAGGAAGAGCCGGAACAGCCGCTGCAGGATGAAGACGCTGACTTGGTGGCGCTGCTCAAGGCCCTGGCCGAGCACCCGATGGTCGAAGCCCTGAACATGGGCACCGAAGCGACCGGCCAGCAGTCGTTGGCCAATCAACTGGCCTATCTGCTGCCGTTCAATGAATTGGACAAGATCGACCTGCTGCAACTCGACGATCCCCAGCAGCGCCTGGATGCGATCCAGGCTTTGCTGGATGAGTTGCAGGGCGAACTGTTCGCCTGA
- a CDS encoding LrgB family protein has product MILDWQGAWSSVIHHPLFGIGITLGAYQLVLAAFEKTRWVFLQPVLMSMVLLIGVLVGCGISYAEYRKSTEILSILLGPATVALAVPLYLNLRRIRQLFWPIFTTLVIGGVFATGSAVALGWAFGAEHMILMTMAPKSVTSPIAMLVAEQIGGVAAMAAVFVLITGVLGAILGPSILNKLGVHSPEARGMALGLTAHAVGTSVALQESEESGAFAALAMSLMGVATAVLLPLVVSMTV; this is encoded by the coding sequence ATGATCCTCGACTGGCAAGGCGCATGGAGTTCGGTGATCCATCATCCGCTGTTCGGCATCGGCATTACCCTGGGCGCCTACCAACTGGTGCTGGCGGCGTTCGAGAAGACCCGCTGGGTGTTCCTGCAACCGGTGCTGATGTCCATGGTGCTGCTGATCGGCGTGCTGGTCGGTTGCGGCATCAGCTACGCCGAGTACCGCAAGAGCACCGAGATTCTCAGCATCCTGCTGGGCCCGGCCACGGTTGCCCTGGCGGTGCCGTTGTATTTGAATCTGCGACGGATCCGGCAATTGTTCTGGCCGATTTTTACTACGCTGGTGATAGGCGGGGTGTTTGCCACCGGCTCTGCGGTGGCGCTGGGCTGGGCGTTTGGCGCCGAACACATGATCCTGATGACCATGGCGCCCAAGTCGGTGACTTCGCCGATTGCCATGCTGGTGGCTGAGCAGATTGGCGGCGTGGCGGCCATGGCAGCGGTATTTGTGCTGATCACCGGCGTACTCGGGGCGATTCTGGGCCCGAGCATTCTGAACAAGCTCGGTGTCCATAGTCCTGAAGCCCGGGGCATGGCCCTGGGGCTGACGGCCCATGCGGTGGGCACGTCGGTGGCGCTGCAGGAAAGCGAGGAGTCCGGTGCCTTCGCGGCGCTGGCGATGAGTCTGATGGGCGTGGCCACGGCGGTATTGCTGCCGTTGGTGGTGTCGATGACGGTCTAA
- a CDS encoding CidA/LrgA family protein: MLLRGLTWLVLFQLLGTAINHLFLPVLPGPIIGLLLLLGYLIIRGEVGEPLNLAAASLLRYLPLLLVPPAVGVMVYARAIAADFWAIVGALVLSLVLSMAFTGVLMQRLSRRHAPAPEDGQ; encoded by the coding sequence ATGTTGCTACGGGGCCTGACCTGGCTGGTGCTGTTTCAATTGCTGGGCACTGCGATCAATCATTTGTTCTTGCCGGTATTGCCGGGGCCGATCATCGGCCTTTTGCTGTTGCTGGGTTATTTGATCATTCGCGGCGAAGTCGGCGAGCCCTTGAACCTGGCCGCCGCAAGCCTGCTGCGCTACCTGCCGTTGCTGCTGGTGCCGCCTGCCGTGGGGGTGATGGTCTACGCCCGGGCCATCGCCGCCGACTTCTGGGCCATTGTCGGTGCGCTGGTGTTGTCGCTGGTGCTGTCCATGGCGTTTACCGGCGTGTTGATGCAGCGCCTGTCCAGGCGTCACGCGCCTGCGCCGGAGGACGGCCAATGA
- a CDS encoding MaoC family dehydratase, giving the protein MPYVPVAALKDYVGKELGRSEWLTIDQDRINLFAEATGDFQFIHVDPVKAAQTPFGSTIAHGFLSLSLMPKLMEDILILPEGVKMVVNYGLDSVRFIQPVKVDSKVRLKVDLVEVTEKKPGQWLLKATATLEIEGSEKPAYIAEPLSLCFV; this is encoded by the coding sequence ATGCCCTACGTTCCCGTTGCAGCGCTCAAGGATTATGTCGGCAAGGAACTTGGACGTTCCGAATGGCTGACCATCGATCAGGACCGCATCAACCTGTTCGCCGAAGCCACTGGCGACTTTCAATTCATCCATGTCGACCCGGTCAAGGCTGCACAGACCCCTTTCGGCAGCACCATCGCCCACGGTTTCCTGTCGCTGTCGCTGATGCCCAAGCTGATGGAAGACATCCTGATCCTGCCCGAAGGCGTGAAGATGGTCGTCAATTACGGGCTGGACAGCGTGCGCTTCATCCAGCCGGTGAAGGTTGATTCCAAGGTCCGGCTCAAGGTCGACCTGGTGGAAGTCACCGAGAAAAAACCCGGCCAATGGCTGCTCAAGGCCACCGCCACCCTGGAAATCGAAGGGTCGGAAAAACCCGCCTACATCGCCGAGCCCCTGTCGCTCTGCTTCGTCTAG